The following are encoded in a window of Rosa chinensis cultivar Old Blush chromosome 4, RchiOBHm-V2, whole genome shotgun sequence genomic DNA:
- the LOC112198593 gene encoding protein TRANSPORT INHIBITOR RESPONSE 1 yields the protein MIFDEILELIAKSFKNFKLLVLSSCEGFSTDGLASIAANCRFISLLLWLSIRIGKTLKINLNEFPGAYRADSTAIPETLTYQRKHQNMVKAKRNMEHDTDPGKDIMGL from the exons ATGATCTTTGACGAGATCTTGGAGCTGATTGCCAAGTCTTTCAAGAATTTCAAGCTCCTTGTGCTTTCGTCCTGTGAGGGATTCAGTACCGATGGCCTTGCCTCCATTGCGGCTAATTGCAGGTTCATCTCTCTGCTGCTATGGTTATCTATCAGGATTGGCAAAACCCTCAAAATCAACCTCAATGAGTTCCCTGGTGCCTACAGAGCTGACTCTACTGCAATTCCCGAGACTCTCACTTACCAGAGAAAGCATCAAAAT ATGGTGAAGGCCAAAAGGAACATGGAGCATGATACAGATCCTGGGAAGGATATTATGGGATTATGA